The DNA region AATGATTAAACTAGTTCCATTACCATTACCATGTCCAACATACCTATATTCATGCCATGGCCACAAAAACTCTTTTGCTTCCTGTTCTTCAAGCCCCAAATCAAGAAGAGTTATTTCTCTTTCTGCAGTTACTCTTTCACTCTCTGCTCTATCTAGTTCTATTTCTTGGGCAAATCCTCAAGTTCCAAAGTTCTTGGAGCTGCCCAATTCAGGTGGTGTCAAGGCATTGGACCTTCGTATTGGTAATGGAGAAACTCCACTTGATGGTGATGTGGtacccttctttctctttttctactttctttttttttttttccccactgTTTTCTGTACTAAGCTGTGTTAGCCAAATGCAATGAACTTGTGCTTTATATGTAATCACGTATTTGTTGGTAACAAAAGTCGATTCTTTGGAAACCAATTAGTGAAATACAacaaacaacatacccagtgtagttCCATAAGTGGGGTCTCGGaaggtaggatgtacgcagaccttgcTCCTATCTTGTGAGCTAGAAGACTCTTTCCGATAGACCTTCGGCCAAAACCAATTAGTGAAATATGTTTGCAAAATTGTGAAAGGAAAGGATTATTAGTTAGCTGGGATTAAGGATTGTTGAAGTATTTAGTGTGGGGTTTAAAGAATCTAGTTTAAATAACTACTAATGTGCTCTAAAAGACAAATTAATTGGAAAGAAATGAGGCCAATTAGAGAGAAATGGATATTGGATTCAGATAGCTCGATCCAATTAGCTTTCGATTGAGGCATAGATAATAGATTGATAGAGAAAAAAAGTCTCttccttttcaaaatttctGCTGTTTCTAGAGAGTTgggttttccttttttccccaTGTAGTGGAGAAGATTTTGAGTTTGGTTGAAATTCTATTGTTAAGTTTTCACAATCATGAAAGGATGATGTGTATGTTGACATAGTGAAGAACATGTTTTGGTTTTTGCTTAAAAACAGGTTTCTCtagcatatatatattgtcTACTGAACAATTTACCTAGACAAGGCTCTTTTTATCTGGAGCTATCTGCTTTTACTAGATTATTATGGCATATGCTATATGTGCACATTAACTACTTTTTATGACCTCTAAAACTAATAGAACCAAAATATTAGTAGTGGAATAAGTCCGAATTCAGGAAGTTTTGCTTAGATAACTCTGTCACTGCCGATCAATGGtgttgcatatgatttctcttTGTGCTAAAGGATAGGATAAAAGTTGAGGAAAAGCAAGGAGGAATCAGTGGTCATGCTTGAATGGAAGACGCTCTTGCACATTTTTATCAGCTTTACATAGAACTGTACTGGTAGTGCTTTGTGATGTCTGTTCAGTTGTGGAGAGTAATTATGTGTGATTGGACAGGTTGCAATTCATTATTACGGGAGACTTGCTGCAAAGCAAGGATGGCGCTTTGACTCAACCTATGATCACAAGGACAAAACTGGTGAACCAATTCCTTTCTCTTTTGTCCTTGGTTCAGGCAAAGTGAGTTAACCTGTCTTTCACACTTGTCCATTGAAGTCTTTTAATTTGAACAAAGAGAAGTCAAGGTAATCAGTTGAACCTGAATGTGGTTGATGAGTGACTGTTTGATGCTTTGGCCAAGAAGCATATAAAACTGCTTGACCACTAATGAACTCCAATGCTCAACTTAACCTGGCGTTTGAGTTTTTCTGTCGGACATgaattcatctttttttctaCTTTGAATTCCTTGTTGCTCAATCTCTTTGAAGTGGTATCTGTTCGACTGTTCTGAACCTACTAAATTACATAGCAAATAAAACTGTAGCAATTAATTTCACATCTTTGTCTATCTATTTTTGCAGGTTATATCAGGGATTGAAACAGCTGTGAGATCGATGAAAGCAGGCGGCCTTCGTCGAGTTATTATCCCACCATCTCAAGGATATCAGAATACATCCCAAGAACCCCTGCC from Lycium ferocissimum isolate CSIRO_LF1 chromosome 2, AGI_CSIRO_Lferr_CH_V1, whole genome shotgun sequence includes:
- the LOC132041171 gene encoding peptidyl-prolyl cis-trans isomerase FKBP17-1, chloroplastic gives rise to the protein MTMIKLVPLPLPCPTYLYSCHGHKNSFASCSSSPKSRRVISLSAVTLSLSALSSSISWANPQVPKFLELPNSGGVKALDLRIGNGETPLDGDVVAIHYYGRLAAKQGWRFDSTYDHKDKTGEPIPFSFVLGSGKVISGIETAVRSMKAGGLRRVIIPPSQGYQNTSQEPLPPNYFDRQRLFTTIFNPTRLANGEGTTLGTVIFDIELVSRRHL